One region of Mucilaginibacter sp. 14171R-50 genomic DNA includes:
- the rpsU gene encoding 30S ribosomal protein S21, producing the protein MIIINVKDGESLDKALKRFKKKFEKTGVLRELRSRQAFEKKSITRRHEIKHAIYKQNMNLETTV; encoded by the coding sequence ATGATCATCATTAACGTAAAAGACGGCGAATCATTAGATAAGGCATTAAAACGCTTTAAAAAGAAATTTGAAAAAACGGGTGTTTTAAGAGAACTGCGCAGTCGCCAGGCTTTCGAGAAAAAATCAATTACCCGCAGGCATGAAATCAAACATGCTATCTATAAGCAGAATATGAACTTGGAAACTACTGTTTAA
- a CDS encoding carboxypeptidase-like regulatory domain-containing protein, whose product MKQVFWVAVILISTTAFANAQGVFKGTVYEQGTNIRLSDVFIRDINNRQVSITDNKGNFAIRAAAGQTLIFNSPGYTSDTLYLIDLTPKKIMLTTQTISLRQVNITAKRTPFNPRAEYPEVYEKSKVYVFSPSTWFSSEGKKARRLKRYFQREAEQRGIDAAFSPAYVSSLVPLRGTDLENFMTMFRPTYAFIRSNNAESMVAYVNDSYKKFMALPPDKRAPQPLKP is encoded by the coding sequence ATGAAACAGGTATTTTGGGTTGCCGTTATATTGATATCAACCACCGCGTTTGCAAATGCACAGGGTGTTTTTAAAGGAACTGTTTATGAGCAGGGCACCAACATCCGCTTATCAGATGTTTTTATACGTGATATAAATAACCGCCAGGTAAGCATTACCGATAACAAAGGCAATTTTGCCATACGTGCTGCGGCAGGGCAAACCCTTATATTTAATTCGCCGGGGTATACTTCAGATACCCTGTACCTGATAGACCTTACCCCCAAAAAGATAATGCTTACCACGCAAACTATCTCGTTAAGGCAGGTAAACATTACTGCCAAACGCACGCCATTTAATCCCCGGGCCGAATACCCCGAGGTGTATGAAAAAAGTAAGGTGTATGTATTTTCGCCATCAACATGGTTTAGCAGCGAAGGTAAAAAGGCGCGGCGGTTAAAACGGTACTTTCAGCGTGAGGCCGAACAGCGCGGTATCGACGCTGCGTTTAGCCCCGCTTACGTTAGCAGTTTGGTGCCGTTGAGAGGTACCGACCTTGAAAACTTCATGACGATGTTTAGGCCTACCTATGCCTTTATACGCAGTAATAATGCCGAATCGATGGTGGCTTATGTAAATGACAGCTATAAAAAGTTTATGGCCCTGCCGCCTGACAAGCGGGCCCCACAGCCCCTTAAACCCTAA
- a CDS encoding M1 family metallopeptidase, with the protein MKLKLIAGCTLAIMAVSSVVVQAQQQEQPAAGNYNYHDPFAPFFYTKNGSEFRAADGQPGPRYWQNRADYQLNARLNDQTNEVTGSEVLTYTNNSPQKLDFLWMQLDQNLFAEGSRGSAIIPPSGSRNGGRGDLSKGGYKIKSVKVGDTPVKYLIEDTRMQIFLPAGVNANGGQVKLNIEYSFIVPDYGSDRTGIQETKNGKIYTVAQWYPRMYVYDDIMGWNAVPYTGPGEFYLEYGDFDLNITAPANHIVVASGELQNPQDVYTPEQLKRWAQAEKSEQTVMIRSANEVTSPASRPAGKKELTWHFKIKNARDASWGSSAAFIVDAAKMDLPSGKKSIAISAYPVESDGNDAWGRSTEYVKKSIEYNSQKWFEYPYPAATAVAGRVGGMEYPGIVFCGFKAKKSQLWGVNDHEFGHTWFPMIVGSNERLYGWMDEGFNTFINTLSTADFNKGEYASKKQDMHKAGAFVTSAQMEPIMSYPENLKEANTGWMLYFKPGMGLTMLRETILGPERFDYAFRTYIARWAFKHPTPDDFFRTMENASGENLSWFWRGWFVNNWRLDVAVRDVKYVGGDANKGALITIENLDKLVMPVILDIKTVSGKVTRLKLPVEIWERNNSFVVKYPSTEEIQSVTYDPDKVLPDYNPDNNVWQK; encoded by the coding sequence ATGAAACTGAAACTAATTGCCGGTTGTACGCTGGCTATTATGGCCGTTAGCAGCGTTGTTGTACAGGCGCAGCAACAGGAGCAGCCGGCTGCCGGCAACTATAATTACCATGATCCGTTTGCACCTTTTTTTTACACGAAAAATGGGTCGGAGTTTCGCGCGGCGGATGGGCAGCCGGGGCCAAGGTATTGGCAAAACCGGGCCGATTACCAACTGAACGCACGGCTTAATGATCAAACCAACGAAGTTACCGGTTCTGAAGTTTTAACGTATACCAACAACAGCCCTCAAAAACTTGACTTTTTATGGATGCAGTTAGATCAGAACCTTTTTGCCGAAGGCTCACGTGGTTCGGCAATTATACCGCCAAGCGGTAGCCGTAACGGTGGCCGTGGCGATTTGAGCAAAGGCGGATATAAAATTAAGTCGGTTAAGGTTGGCGATACCCCTGTTAAGTATTTAATCGAAGATACCCGGATGCAGATATTTTTGCCTGCCGGTGTAAATGCTAATGGCGGCCAGGTAAAACTTAACATCGAGTACTCATTTATTGTGCCCGATTACGGATCTGACCGTACCGGTATCCAGGAAACAAAAAATGGTAAAATTTACACTGTAGCACAATGGTATCCCCGCATGTATGTGTACGATGATATAATGGGATGGAATGCTGTGCCTTACACTGGCCCGGGAGAGTTTTACCTGGAGTACGGCGATTTTGATCTGAATATTACTGCACCGGCCAATCATATAGTGGTTGCATCGGGCGAGTTGCAAAATCCGCAGGACGTTTACACGCCCGAGCAGTTAAAACGCTGGGCGCAGGCAGAAAAAAGCGAGCAGACCGTAATGATACGCTCAGCAAACGAAGTAACCAGCCCTGCATCGCGCCCGGCGGGCAAAAAAGAGCTTACCTGGCACTTCAAAATAAAGAATGCGCGCGACGCTTCATGGGGTTCATCGGCAGCGTTTATTGTTGATGCTGCTAAAATGGACCTGCCAAGCGGCAAAAAATCTATCGCTATATCGGCTTATCCGGTTGAAAGCGATGGCAACGATGCCTGGGGCCGATCAACCGAGTATGTAAAAAAATCTATTGAGTATAATTCGCAAAAATGGTTCGAATATCCTTATCCTGCCGCTACCGCAGTTGCCGGCAGGGTTGGTGGCATGGAATACCCTGGTATTGTGTTCTGTGGTTTCAAAGCAAAAAAATCACAGCTTTGGGGTGTTAACGATCACGAGTTTGGCCATACCTGGTTCCCGATGATCGTAGGCTCGAACGAACGTTTATACGGCTGGATGGATGAAGGCTTTAATACCTTTATAAATACTTTAAGCACCGCTGACTTTAATAAAGGCGAGTACGCAAGCAAAAAACAGGATATGCACAAAGCGGGGGCATTTGTAACAAGCGCACAGATGGAACCGATAATGAGTTATCCGGAAAACCTGAAAGAAGCCAACACCGGTTGGATGCTATACTTTAAACCCGGCATGGGCTTAACTATGCTGCGCGAAACTATCCTGGGCCCTGAGCGCTTCGATTATGCTTTCCGTACTTACATTGCACGCTGGGCATTTAAACACCCTACGCCTGATGATTTCTTCAGGACAATGGAAAACGCGAGCGGCGAGAATCTGAGCTGGTTTTGGAGAGGCTGGTTTGTAAACAACTGGCGATTGGATGTTGCTGTGCGCGATGTTAAATATGTAGGCGGCGATGCAAATAAGGGCGCATTGATCACCATCGAAAACCTTGATAAGCTGGTGATGCCGGTTATCCTGGATATTAAAACAGTAAGCGGTAAGGTTACCCGTCTTAAACTGCCTGTTGAAATATGGGAACGTAACAATAGCTTTGTTGTAAAATACCCATCTACAGAAGAAATACAATCAGTTACTTACGACCCAGACAAAGTATTACCCGATTATAACCCGGATAATAATGTTTGGCAAAAGTAA
- a CDS encoding Spx/MgsR family RNA polymerase-binding regulatory protein: MKVYGITNCNTVKKALDWLKANNVAYEFHDFKKLGVSAEKLNEWDEKAGYEKFLNKQGLTWKQLDPAVKESIKTNKDALQLLQQKTSMIKRPVIENGDLLFFGFDEAVYNKAFK; encoded by the coding sequence ATGAAAGTTTACGGCATCACCAACTGCAACACGGTAAAAAAAGCGCTCGACTGGTTAAAAGCAAATAACGTAGCATACGAGTTTCATGATTTTAAGAAGCTGGGCGTAAGCGCCGAAAAACTGAACGAGTGGGATGAGAAAGCGGGTTACGAAAAGTTCTTGAACAAGCAGGGCCTAACCTGGAAACAGCTTGACCCGGCGGTTAAAGAAAGTATCAAAACAAACAAGGACGCCTTGCAATTATTGCAGCAAAAAACCAGTATGATCAAACGCCCCGTTATAGAAAATGGCGATTTATTGTTTTTTGGCTTTGATGAAGCCGTTTATAATAAGGCGTTTAAGTAA
- a CDS encoding TonB-dependent receptor domain-containing protein: MKIFLLAVLGFCTTLTFAQSPVQNITIKGLVIDSAINKPLSFVTVALTDAASNAPVKSMLTKDDGTFELGGVPQKRYKLALVYMGYGTKVIDIPGDKKMVDVGSVLLAATHNQLKEVSVVAARPLMKQEVDRLSYDVQADPEAKAVTALDMIRKVPLLSVDGNDNIKLRGSGNYKILLNGKESALMARNPSDILKAMPGTNIVKIEVITTPPAKYDAEGLAGIINIITQKKGDEGYNGSVNLNYNSIWGPRANINLTAKKGKFGVNAYAGTGHRPKRPTDFYNQTDFLLQPSSVVQTGNRFGTGNNNYVSTELSFEADSLNLLTGTFNYYRGTNLNLSTQFTTETNAGVANSYTTTNNGDGAYHGADFGLNYQLGFKGNKDRLLTASYKYSDFGNNALNLVSPGNSADFRQLNNSGAKEHTTQLDYVHPLKKLNIEAGGKMINRNNYSTFHTDLKDATGNYMDNSGQANDFDYHQNVYSAYNSYTLKFTKWTFKAGARYERTEINANFTSTSTNLNQSYTNVVPSFSMQRSLNNSSLTFGFTQRIQRPGIWQLNPFVDSTNTKYISRGNPALRPAVNNNFELSYGNFAKGSLNISLSYAFANNTIQNLSSVNGTVTTSTYANVGKNKNLGLDVNWNYPITTKFNVNVNAEIMRVWLKGTFNNEFFTNSGYQGHVFTNSSYKFSDGYRVGVNVGFDSRYVLLQGIDNYYLGYGFNASKELFNKKATLSLYANGPFSKFIKLDFYTHTDSFNNFSYNYQNFRSIGIGFNYKFGSLSAAIKKNQRGINNDDSLGGAKN; this comes from the coding sequence ATGAAAATATTTCTGCTGGCAGTGCTTGGTTTCTGCACTACCCTTACATTTGCACAATCACCAGTACAAAACATTACTATAAAGGGTCTGGTTATCGATTCGGCTATTAATAAACCCCTTAGTTTTGTAACCGTTGCCTTAACAGATGCCGCCAGCAACGCCCCTGTAAAAAGTATGCTCACCAAAGATGACGGTACTTTTGAACTTGGGGGTGTCCCTCAAAAGCGTTATAAACTTGCATTGGTCTACATGGGCTATGGTACCAAAGTGATCGATATACCGGGTGATAAAAAGATGGTCGACGTGGGTAGTGTGCTGCTTGCAGCTACGCATAATCAATTAAAAGAAGTATCGGTTGTTGCGGCCAGGCCGTTGATGAAACAGGAGGTTGACCGCCTGAGTTACGACGTGCAGGCAGACCCGGAAGCAAAAGCCGTCACCGCGCTTGATATGATCCGAAAAGTGCCGCTGCTGTCTGTTGATGGCAACGATAATATCAAACTGCGCGGAAGCGGCAATTACAAGATATTATTGAACGGTAAAGAGTCGGCACTGATGGCGCGTAACCCGTCAGATATATTAAAAGCCATGCCGGGTACCAACATTGTAAAGATAGAGGTAATAACCACACCACCTGCCAAGTACGACGCCGAGGGATTGGCAGGTATTATCAATATCATTACTCAAAAAAAGGGAGATGAAGGGTACAATGGCTCGGTAAACCTTAATTATAACAGTATATGGGGGCCGCGGGCTAATATAAACCTTACAGCAAAAAAAGGCAAGTTTGGAGTTAATGCCTACGCAGGTACGGGGCACAGGCCGAAGCGCCCTACAGATTTTTATAATCAAACAGATTTCCTGCTGCAGCCATCATCAGTGGTGCAAACGGGTAATCGTTTTGGTACCGGAAACAATAACTATGTAAGTACCGAGCTAAGTTTTGAGGCCGATAGTTTAAATCTGTTGACCGGTACTTTCAATTACTACCGCGGCACTAACTTAAACTTATCTACACAATTTACTACCGAAACTAATGCGGGTGTTGCCAACAGTTACACTACTACCAACAATGGTGATGGTGCATACCACGGTGCCGATTTTGGGCTTAACTACCAGTTAGGTTTTAAAGGCAATAAAGACCGGTTGCTTACCGCCTCTTATAAATACAGCGATTTTGGTAATAACGCCCTTAATCTTGTATCTCCGGGAAACAGTGCCGATTTTCGTCAGTTAAATAATTCCGGTGCAAAAGAGCATACCACGCAATTGGATTATGTGCACCCGCTTAAAAAACTGAACATAGAAGCCGGGGGTAAAATGATAAACCGTAATAACTACAGTACCTTTCATACCGACCTGAAGGACGCGACGGGTAATTACATGGATAACAGCGGACAGGCAAACGATTTTGACTACCATCAAAATGTATATAGCGCCTATAACTCTTATACACTTAAATTTACCAAATGGACATTCAAAGCGGGCGCGAGGTATGAGCGTACCGAGATCAACGCCAACTTTACATCAACCAGTACCAACCTCAATCAATCCTATACCAATGTTGTGCCATCGTTCTCGATGCAACGCTCGTTAAACAATAGCAGCCTTACGTTTGGTTTTACTCAACGTATACAGCGCCCCGGTATATGGCAACTTAACCCGTTTGTTGATAGTACCAATACCAAATACATTAGCAGGGGTAACCCTGCATTGCGCCCGGCCGTTAATAATAATTTCGAGCTTAGTTACGGCAACTTCGCAAAAGGATCGCTTAATATCAGCTTAAGCTATGCTTTTGCCAATAATACTATTCAAAATTTATCAAGCGTAAATGGCACCGTTACCACCAGCACTTATGCTAACGTAGGTAAAAACAAAAACCTGGGGTTAGATGTAAATTGGAACTACCCCATAACAACCAAATTTAATGTAAACGTAAATGCCGAGATAATGCGCGTGTGGTTAAAAGGCACGTTCAATAACGAGTTTTTTACTAACAGCGGTTACCAGGGGCATGTATTTACCAATAGCAGTTACAAATTTAGTGATGGTTACCGGGTAGGGGTTAATGTTGGGTTTGATAGCCGCTATGTGCTATTGCAGGGCATTGATAATTACTACCTTGGTTATGGTTTCAACGCATCTAAAGAGCTGTTTAATAAAAAAGCCACATTGTCATTATACGCCAACGGACCGTTTAGCAAGTTTATAAAGCTTGATTTTTATACGCATACCGATTCGTTTAACAACTTTTCCTATAACTACCAAAACTTCAGGTCTATCGGCATAGGCTTCAACTATAAGTTTGGCAGCTTAAGCGCAGCTATCAAAAAAAACCAGCGCGGAATTAATAATGATGATTCACTTGGCGGTGCTAAAAATTGA
- the pth gene encoding aminoacyl-tRNA hydrolase produces the protein MKYLIVGLGNIGPEYADTRHNIGFMVLDEMAKQEGAKFYTMRLASYAEVNHKGRSLHLIKPTTYMNLSGKALNHWMKELKIPVQNVLVVVDDIALPLGTLRLKPKGSAAGHNGLKNIEAILGNNEYARLRFGVGDNFPKGRQVDYVLSGFDDDEKPELPALIERSIEMIKSFTTIGTELTMTKFNK, from the coding sequence ATGAAATATCTTATCGTTGGTTTAGGGAATATCGGGCCGGAGTATGCCGATACGAGGCATAACATTGGTTTTATGGTGTTGGATGAAATGGCAAAGCAGGAGGGAGCGAAGTTTTACACCATGCGCCTTGCTTCCTACGCCGAAGTAAACCATAAGGGCCGCAGCCTGCACCTTATTAAGCCAACCACTTACATGAACCTTAGCGGTAAAGCGCTTAATCACTGGATGAAGGAACTGAAGATCCCGGTGCAGAATGTATTGGTAGTTGTGGACGATATAGCATTGCCATTAGGCACCCTGCGATTAAAACCTAAAGGCAGCGCCGCGGGGCATAACGGCTTAAAGAACATCGAAGCAATATTGGGTAACAATGAATACGCCAGGCTTAGGTTTGGTGTGGGCGATAATTTCCCAAAAGGGCGGCAGGTAGATTATGTATTAAGCGGCTTTGATGATGATGAAAAGCCCGAATTACCTGCCTTGATTGAGCGCTCGATAGAGATGATAAAAAGCTTTACTACCATTGGTACGGAGTTAACCATGACCAAATTCAATAAGTAG
- a CDS encoding RICIN domain-containing protein, protein MIKQFSLAEGQMGPAVFNNTTHTIVVTVQKGANMAALKANMVISEGATVSPASGASFDATSLKQVFVVTAESGETYDWNVEFKVFDINDIQYGVFAIAGNNGKMLQVAGNYTFNEKYKDNQKVEAVTSASAMPLWQKWHLIYNSTAGGVRYYQIRNLFTGKFLNAPAGAQAGTVAEQYRESAAAAELWVIKQSSTIGAFNIVNKTTGLVLNVSAADNNVTLQQADDNSSSQRFTLTPLAEEAYRDDSAIGFFERNDPSQGSVAFDQGTSVPLSDGRVLWITQDAWDGSRLRDNHKFSCSDFFNYNNSVMIQPTATDWNPDHTTNMTIPNSAHGRPRQVFNNQPGTDWSWPGLGVQINGSVWVQCGEGKGLSSTNQSLYKLTPNAGNEWTAERFTPQGMSGQVDISYSTGMVKGNDGYVYSFGSQGFNFGYGNNIFVARFAQSDPLKWTFWDGASWVNMPTASDAAKIAVGPGNNSISYLNGKYIMMSMDQGFNCEDKRDIYISTSSSPTGPFTTPKYIYTVSEYLAGKYARYYTPSIHPESVNGHNELLLTFCLNFSGCGVSDCQEGYLDPYYYRVKNIRVPYSVVGL, encoded by the coding sequence ATGATCAAACAATTTTCGCTTGCAGAAGGGCAGATGGGCCCTGCGGTGTTTAATAATACTACACATACTATAGTGGTTACAGTGCAGAAAGGTGCTAACATGGCTGCACTAAAGGCTAATATGGTAATATCTGAAGGGGCAACCGTGTCGCCTGCATCCGGTGCGAGTTTTGATGCTACATCGTTGAAACAGGTATTTGTAGTCACGGCCGAATCGGGCGAGACGTACGACTGGAATGTGGAGTTTAAAGTTTTTGATATAAACGATATACAATACGGCGTATTTGCTATTGCCGGCAACAACGGCAAAATGCTACAGGTGGCAGGCAATTATACCTTTAATGAGAAATATAAGGATAACCAAAAAGTAGAAGCCGTTACAAGTGCTTCGGCGATGCCGCTTTGGCAAAAATGGCACCTCATATATAATAGCACAGCCGGAGGCGTAAGGTATTACCAGATCCGCAATCTGTTCACCGGGAAGTTTTTGAATGCCCCCGCTGGTGCACAGGCAGGTACAGTAGCTGAGCAATATCGGGAATCGGCCGCAGCAGCAGAATTGTGGGTAATTAAGCAATCATCAACCATAGGCGCATTTAATATTGTTAATAAGACTACGGGCCTGGTGCTTAATGTATCAGCCGCAGATAATAATGTAACCCTGCAGCAGGCTGATGATAATAGTAGCAGCCAGCGCTTCACCCTTACACCGCTTGCAGAGGAGGCTTACAGGGACGACTCGGCAATAGGGTTTTTTGAGAGAAATGACCCAAGCCAGGGTTCGGTAGCGTTTGACCAGGGTACCAGTGTACCGCTGAGCGATGGCCGCGTTCTATGGATAACACAAGATGCCTGGGATGGTTCCAGGTTACGCGATAATCATAAATTTTCATGTTCGGACTTTTTTAATTACAACAACTCGGTAATGATTCAACCAACAGCGACCGACTGGAACCCCGACCATACCACTAACATGACAATACCAAACAGCGCGCATGGAAGGCCGCGGCAGGTGTTTAATAACCAGCCTGGCACAGATTGGTCGTGGCCGGGCTTAGGTGTTCAAATAAACGGTAGCGTTTGGGTACAGTGCGGCGAGGGTAAAGGCCTCAGCAGCACTAACCAGTCGCTGTATAAGTTAACACCAAATGCAGGCAACGAATGGACGGCTGAGCGTTTTACACCCCAGGGTATGTCGGGCCAGGTAGATATCAGTTATTCTACGGGTATGGTAAAGGGTAACGATGGTTATGTGTATTCTTTCGGCTCCCAAGGCTTCAACTTCGGTTATGGCAATAATATTTTTGTAGCCCGGTTCGCACAAAGTGATCCGTTGAAATGGACGTTTTGGGACGGTGCTTCTTGGGTAAACATGCCTACCGCCAGCGATGCGGCAAAAATTGCTGTAGGGCCGGGTAATAACTCAATCTCTTATCTTAACGGTAAATACATTATGATGTCAATGGACCAGGGCTTCAACTGCGAGGATAAGCGTGATATATATATATCCACATCAAGCAGCCCAACAGGTCCGTTTACCACTCCAAAGTATATATATACAGTTAGCGAATATTTAGCCGGTAAGTACGCACGTTATTATACGCCGTCAATTCACCCCGAATCGGTTAACGGCCATAACGAACTGTTACTTACCTTTTGCCTTAATTTTTCGGGCTGCGGCGTTTCAGATTGTCAGGAAGGTTATCTCGACCCTTATTACTATCGTGTAAAAAACATCCGCGTGCCGTATTCGGTAGTGGGGTTATAA
- a CDS encoding 50S ribosomal protein L25/general stress protein Ctc, translated as MKSIAISGSPRENVGKRDAKELRYQGLVPAVLYGGSTQTHFAVSAADLRAVVYTPVVHFIDIDVAGVKSRAIIKDMQFHPLTEQLIHIDFLLLDENKPVTIEIPVKLTGTSPGVKVGGKLVQKLRKLRVKALPKDHLDNIEVSIEALEVGKSVKVNEIKIPNLTITNAQEDTIVSVTTSRALRQAEQEAGKK; from the coding sequence ATGAAATCAATTGCTATTAGCGGTTCTCCAAGAGAGAACGTAGGGAAAAGAGACGCTAAAGAACTGCGTTACCAGGGCTTAGTGCCAGCAGTACTTTACGGTGGGTCAACCCAAACCCACTTTGCAGTGTCCGCAGCTGATTTGAGAGCCGTAGTTTATACTCCGGTTGTTCATTTCATCGACATTGACGTAGCCGGCGTAAAATCAAGGGCTATAATTAAAGATATGCAGTTCCACCCGTTAACGGAACAACTTATCCACATCGACTTTTTATTGCTCGATGAAAACAAACCGGTAACTATTGAGATCCCTGTTAAATTAACAGGAACTTCGCCGGGTGTTAAAGTAGGCGGTAAGTTAGTTCAAAAATTAAGGAAACTACGCGTAAAGGCTTTGCCTAAAGACCATTTAGATAACATCGAAGTGAGCATCGAAGCGCTTGAGGTTGGTAAATCAGTAAAAGTTAACGAGATCAAGATCCCTAACCTTACTATCACCAATGCGCAGGAAGATACTATCGTATCTGTTACTACTTCGCGTGCATTACGCCAGGCTGAACAAGAGGCAGGCAAAAAATAA
- a CDS encoding ribose-phosphate pyrophosphokinase, producing the protein MPLQFNTVKLFAGSGSQELSKHIAESYGQELGDVVLSRFSDGEFQPHFNESIRGCDVFLIQSTHQPTDNLMELLMMIDAARRASAHYIIAVIPYFGLARQDRKDKPRVAIGSKLVANLLVAAGINRIMTMDLHAAQIQAFFDVPVDHLDASIIFVPYIKSLGLGNLTIASPDMGGSYRARSFAKFFNAEVVICDKRRKRANEIESMTIIGDVTDQDIVLIDDICDTAGTLAKAAGLIMERGAKSVRAVCTHPVLSGKAYETIENSALTELIVTDTIPLKHSSPKIKVLTTADLFAKAISNVNEHGSISQLFRVD; encoded by the coding sequence ATGCCTTTACAGTTTAATACGGTTAAGCTATTTGCAGGTTCGGGTTCGCAGGAACTGTCAAAACACATTGCTGAATCATACGGCCAGGAACTTGGCGATGTGGTTTTATCGCGTTTCAGCGATGGCGAGTTTCAGCCGCATTTTAACGAGTCTATCCGCGGTTGCGATGTGTTTTTGATACAGAGCACGCACCAGCCAACCGATAACCTGATGGAGCTGTTAATGATGATAGATGCCGCCCGGCGTGCGTCTGCCCATTACATTATAGCGGTTATCCCTTATTTTGGATTGGCACGCCAGGACAGGAAAGATAAGCCCCGTGTTGCAATAGGTTCAAAACTGGTAGCTAATTTACTGGTAGCCGCAGGTATAAACCGTATCATGACGATGGACCTGCACGCTGCTCAGATACAGGCGTTTTTTGATGTGCCGGTAGATCACCTGGATGCATCTATCATATTTGTGCCCTATATAAAAAGCCTTGGTTTGGGTAACCTTACCATTGCATCGCCTGATATGGGCGGTTCGTACAGGGCGCGTAGCTTTGCCAAGTTCTTTAATGCCGAGGTAGTAATTTGCGATAAACGCCGCAAACGTGCAAATGAAATTGAAAGCATGACCATTATTGGCGATGTTACAGACCAGGACATTGTACTGATAGATGACATTTGTGATACGGCAGGTACGCTTGCAAAAGCTGCCGGTTTGATTATGGAGCGTGGGGCAAAAAGCGTTCGCGCGGTTTGTACACACCCGGTATTATCAGGTAAGGCTTACGAAACTATCGAGAATTCGGCGTTAACTGAACTGATAGTAACCGATACCATACCGTTAAAACACTCGAGCCCTAAAATAAAGGTGCTTACCACTGCCGATCTGTTTGCAAAGGCAATAAGCAACGTTAACGAGCATGGCTCAATAAGCCAGTTGTTCAGGGTAGATTAA